The following proteins are co-located in the Tripterygium wilfordii isolate XIE 37 chromosome 2, ASM1340144v1, whole genome shotgun sequence genome:
- the LOC119982029 gene encoding protein ADP-ribosyltransferase PARP3 isoform X2, translated as MTRKQKAESRSKEAENSPKKAKQENENEHPNGKSADDIEKEFQEFCKVVRENLSVEQMRAILEANDQESSGNEDEIAFKCQDLLFYGPLEKCPVCGSKLQFDGKRYSCKGSYSEWSTCTFSTRTPPRKEEPIKLPDSVLNSPVSDLVKKYQDPSRRPAGESATPAKPFTGMVISLSGRLSRTHQYWRTQIEKHGGKFSSSVNGVTCLVTSPAERDRGGSIKLAEALERDIPVGSEAWLYDSIEKQEAQPLEAYEVLADLIVSGQGIPWDKMDPSEEAIESLSAELKLFGKQGVHKDTKLQEQGGQIFEKDGILYNCAFTVCDRGRGLNDFCIIQLITVPDNHLHLYYKKGRIGDDPKAEERLEEWENTNNAIQEFVRLFEEMTGNEFEPWEREKKFQKKPLKFYPIDMDDGVEVRHGGLGLRQLGVVAAHCKLEPMITKFIKVLCSQEIYKYALTEMGLDSPDLPIGMLTDVHLNRCEEALIKFVLKGKSMKETGQRAEAIWTDFSNRWFTLVPSTRPFVLRDYQDLGDYASAALETVRDITVASHLIGDMSGSTLDDPLSDRYKKLGCSISVLEKNSDDYSMILDYLEKTYEPVKVGDIEYGISVDYIYAVEPSACPSLDEIRKLPNKVLLWCGTRSSNLLRHLHKGFLPAICSLPVPGYMFGRAIVCSDAAAEAARYGFTAVDRPEGFLVLAVVSMGEDIIEVDSPPEDTQTLEEKKIGVKGWGRKKTDESEHTVWRDDIKVPCGRLVPSGHKDSPLEYNEYATYDPKKASIRFLVGVKYEEKGVVMDTVE; from the exons atgacaaGGAAGCAGAAGGCAGAGAGCAGGTCCAAAGAAGCAGAGAATTCTCCAAAGAAGGCTAAGCAGGAGAATGAAAACGAGCATCCGAATGGGAAGTCTGCAGATGACATTGAAAAAGAGTTTCAAGAATTTTGTAAAGTTGTTAGGGAGAACCTGTCAGTTGAGCAAATGAGAGCAATTCTTGAAGCTAATGACCAAGAATCATCTGGGAATGAAGATGAAATTGCCTTCAAATG CCAAGATTTGCTGTTTTATGGGCCACTGGAGAAATGCCCAGTTTGTGGCAGCAAGTTGCAATTTGATGGTAAGCGATATTCTTGCAAAGGGTCATACAGTGAGTGGTCTACTTGCACATTCAGTACTAGAACACCACCAAGAAAAGAGGAGCCTATAAAGCTTCCAGATTCTGTCCTAAATTCTCCAGTTTCAGAT TTGGTAAAGAAATATCAGGACCCAAGTCGCCGGCCTGCTGGGGAATCAGCAACCCCAGCAAAACCTTTTACTGGAATGGTGATCTCATTGTCAGGTCGTCTTTCTCGAACACAT CAATACTGGAGAACACAAATTGAGAAACATGGAGGGAAGTTTTCCAGTTCAGTTAATG GAGTGACTTGTCTTGTTACATCACCAGCTGAGAGAGACCGGGGTGGCTCTATCAAACTTGCAGAAGCTCT GGAGAGGGACATACCAGTGGGGAGTGAAGCTTGGTTGTATGACAGCATTGAGAAACAGGAGGCTCAGCCTCTTGAAGCTTATGAAGTTCTTGCTGACCTTATAGTCAGCGGCCAGGGAATTCCATGGGATAAGATGGATCCTAGCGAGGAGGCTATTGAATCCCTCTCAGCAGAG CTCAAGCTATTTGGTAAGCAAGGAGTCCACAAGGATACCAAATTGCAGGAGCAAGGTGGGCAGATATTCGAGAAAGATGGGATATTGTACAACTGTGCCTTCACTGTTTGTGATAGAGGGCGAGGACTAAATGA CTTTTGTATCATTCAACTGATTACAGTACCAGATAATCACTTGCACCTGTATTataagaaaggaagaataggaGATGATCCAAAGGCAGAGGAGAGGCTTGAAGAGTGGGAGAACACAAACAATGCTATACAGGAATTTGTGAGGCTTTTTGAGGAAATGACTGGTAATGAGTTTGAACCATGGGAAAGGGAAAAGAAGTTTCAAAAGAAGCCATTAAAGTTTTATCCCATTGACATG GATGATGGAGTTGAAGTGAGACATGGGGGCCTTGGTCTCCGGCAACTAGGAGTTGTAGCTGCACACTGCAAACTTGAACCCATGATTACAAAATttattaaagttttgtgcagtcAAGAAATTTACAA ATATGCTCTGACTGAGATGGGATTGGACTCCCCAGACCTGCCAATAGGAATGCTTACCGATGTCCACCTGAATAGAT GTGAGGAGGCTCTCATCAAGTTCGTTCTAAAAGGGAAGTCGATGAAAGAGACGGGTCAGAGAGCTGAGGCTATTTGGACAGATTTTAGCAACAGATGGTTCACTCTAGTGCCCTCCACCAGGCCTTTTGTTTTGAGGGACTACCAAGATCTTGGAGATTAT GCTTCAGCTGCATTGGAGACGGTTCGAGACATAACTGTGGCTTCACATCTTATAGGAGACATGAGTGGGTCTACCCTTGATGATCCTTTATCTGATCGTTACAAAAAATTGGGCTGCTCAATCTCAGTGCTGGAAAAGAACTCTGATGACTATAGTATGATCCTTGATTACCTTGAGAAGACTTATGAACCTGTTAAAGTTGGAGACATT GAATATGGGATATCTGTTGATTATATCTACGCGGTCGAACCAAGTGCATGTCCTTCACTGGATGAAATTAGGAAGTTGCCTAACAAGGTTCTCTTGTGGTGTG GTACTCGCAGCTCTAACCTGTTGAGGCACTTGCATAAAGGATTCTTGCCAGCTATCTGTTCTCTTCCAGTTCCAGGTTACATG TTTGGCAGGGCAATTGTTTGTTCTGATGCTGCTGCTGAGGCTGCCAGATATGGTTTTACAGCTGTAGATAGACCAGAAGGTTTCTTGGTGTTGGCCGTTGTCTCTATGGGTGAAGACATTATCGAGGTTGACAGCCCACCGGAG GACACACAGACATTGGAGGAGAAAAAGATTGGCGTGAAGGGATGGGGACGAAAGAAAACCGATGAATCCGAACATACTGTTTGGAGAGATGACATCAAGGTTCCTTGTGGCCGTTTGGTTCCATCAGGTCACAAAGACAGCCCTCTTGAATACAATGAGTACGCTACCTACGACCCAAAAAAG GCGAGCATAAGGTTCTTGGTGGGAGTCAAATATGAAGAGAAGGGGGTGGTGATGGACACTGTGGAATGA
- the LOC119982029 gene encoding protein ADP-ribosyltransferase PARP3 isoform X1: MKVHETRSQAHQSADEEKVMTRKQKAESRSKEAENSPKKAKQENENEHPNGKSADDIEKEFQEFCKVVRENLSVEQMRAILEANDQESSGNEDEIAFKCQDLLFYGPLEKCPVCGSKLQFDGKRYSCKGSYSEWSTCTFSTRTPPRKEEPIKLPDSVLNSPVSDLVKKYQDPSRRPAGESATPAKPFTGMVISLSGRLSRTHQYWRTQIEKHGGKFSSSVNGVTCLVTSPAERDRGGSIKLAEALERDIPVGSEAWLYDSIEKQEAQPLEAYEVLADLIVSGQGIPWDKMDPSEEAIESLSAELKLFGKQGVHKDTKLQEQGGQIFEKDGILYNCAFTVCDRGRGLNDFCIIQLITVPDNHLHLYYKKGRIGDDPKAEERLEEWENTNNAIQEFVRLFEEMTGNEFEPWEREKKFQKKPLKFYPIDMDDGVEVRHGGLGLRQLGVVAAHCKLEPMITKFIKVLCSQEIYKYALTEMGLDSPDLPIGMLTDVHLNRCEEALIKFVLKGKSMKETGQRAEAIWTDFSNRWFTLVPSTRPFVLRDYQDLGDYASAALETVRDITVASHLIGDMSGSTLDDPLSDRYKKLGCSISVLEKNSDDYSMILDYLEKTYEPVKVGDIEYGISVDYIYAVEPSACPSLDEIRKLPNKVLLWCGTRSSNLLRHLHKGFLPAICSLPVPGYMFGRAIVCSDAAAEAARYGFTAVDRPEGFLVLAVVSMGEDIIEVDSPPEDTQTLEEKKIGVKGWGRKKTDESEHTVWRDDIKVPCGRLVPSGHKDSPLEYNEYATYDPKKASIRFLVGVKYEEKGVVMDTVE, translated from the exons ATGAAG GTACATGAGACAAGGTCTCAAGCACATCAATCAGCAGAtgaagagaaggtaatgacaaGGAAGCAGAAGGCAGAGAGCAGGTCCAAAGAAGCAGAGAATTCTCCAAAGAAGGCTAAGCAGGAGAATGAAAACGAGCATCCGAATGGGAAGTCTGCAGATGACATTGAAAAAGAGTTTCAAGAATTTTGTAAAGTTGTTAGGGAGAACCTGTCAGTTGAGCAAATGAGAGCAATTCTTGAAGCTAATGACCAAGAATCATCTGGGAATGAAGATGAAATTGCCTTCAAATG CCAAGATTTGCTGTTTTATGGGCCACTGGAGAAATGCCCAGTTTGTGGCAGCAAGTTGCAATTTGATGGTAAGCGATATTCTTGCAAAGGGTCATACAGTGAGTGGTCTACTTGCACATTCAGTACTAGAACACCACCAAGAAAAGAGGAGCCTATAAAGCTTCCAGATTCTGTCCTAAATTCTCCAGTTTCAGAT TTGGTAAAGAAATATCAGGACCCAAGTCGCCGGCCTGCTGGGGAATCAGCAACCCCAGCAAAACCTTTTACTGGAATGGTGATCTCATTGTCAGGTCGTCTTTCTCGAACACAT CAATACTGGAGAACACAAATTGAGAAACATGGAGGGAAGTTTTCCAGTTCAGTTAATG GAGTGACTTGTCTTGTTACATCACCAGCTGAGAGAGACCGGGGTGGCTCTATCAAACTTGCAGAAGCTCT GGAGAGGGACATACCAGTGGGGAGTGAAGCTTGGTTGTATGACAGCATTGAGAAACAGGAGGCTCAGCCTCTTGAAGCTTATGAAGTTCTTGCTGACCTTATAGTCAGCGGCCAGGGAATTCCATGGGATAAGATGGATCCTAGCGAGGAGGCTATTGAATCCCTCTCAGCAGAG CTCAAGCTATTTGGTAAGCAAGGAGTCCACAAGGATACCAAATTGCAGGAGCAAGGTGGGCAGATATTCGAGAAAGATGGGATATTGTACAACTGTGCCTTCACTGTTTGTGATAGAGGGCGAGGACTAAATGA CTTTTGTATCATTCAACTGATTACAGTACCAGATAATCACTTGCACCTGTATTataagaaaggaagaataggaGATGATCCAAAGGCAGAGGAGAGGCTTGAAGAGTGGGAGAACACAAACAATGCTATACAGGAATTTGTGAGGCTTTTTGAGGAAATGACTGGTAATGAGTTTGAACCATGGGAAAGGGAAAAGAAGTTTCAAAAGAAGCCATTAAAGTTTTATCCCATTGACATG GATGATGGAGTTGAAGTGAGACATGGGGGCCTTGGTCTCCGGCAACTAGGAGTTGTAGCTGCACACTGCAAACTTGAACCCATGATTACAAAATttattaaagttttgtgcagtcAAGAAATTTACAA ATATGCTCTGACTGAGATGGGATTGGACTCCCCAGACCTGCCAATAGGAATGCTTACCGATGTCCACCTGAATAGAT GTGAGGAGGCTCTCATCAAGTTCGTTCTAAAAGGGAAGTCGATGAAAGAGACGGGTCAGAGAGCTGAGGCTATTTGGACAGATTTTAGCAACAGATGGTTCACTCTAGTGCCCTCCACCAGGCCTTTTGTTTTGAGGGACTACCAAGATCTTGGAGATTAT GCTTCAGCTGCATTGGAGACGGTTCGAGACATAACTGTGGCTTCACATCTTATAGGAGACATGAGTGGGTCTACCCTTGATGATCCTTTATCTGATCGTTACAAAAAATTGGGCTGCTCAATCTCAGTGCTGGAAAAGAACTCTGATGACTATAGTATGATCCTTGATTACCTTGAGAAGACTTATGAACCTGTTAAAGTTGGAGACATT GAATATGGGATATCTGTTGATTATATCTACGCGGTCGAACCAAGTGCATGTCCTTCACTGGATGAAATTAGGAAGTTGCCTAACAAGGTTCTCTTGTGGTGTG GTACTCGCAGCTCTAACCTGTTGAGGCACTTGCATAAAGGATTCTTGCCAGCTATCTGTTCTCTTCCAGTTCCAGGTTACATG TTTGGCAGGGCAATTGTTTGTTCTGATGCTGCTGCTGAGGCTGCCAGATATGGTTTTACAGCTGTAGATAGACCAGAAGGTTTCTTGGTGTTGGCCGTTGTCTCTATGGGTGAAGACATTATCGAGGTTGACAGCCCACCGGAG GACACACAGACATTGGAGGAGAAAAAGATTGGCGTGAAGGGATGGGGACGAAAGAAAACCGATGAATCCGAACATACTGTTTGGAGAGATGACATCAAGGTTCCTTGTGGCCGTTTGGTTCCATCAGGTCACAAAGACAGCCCTCTTGAATACAATGAGTACGCTACCTACGACCCAAAAAAG GCGAGCATAAGGTTCTTGGTGGGAGTCAAATATGAAGAGAAGGGGGTGGTGATGGACACTGTGGAATGA
- the LOC120012464 gene encoding uncharacterized protein LOC120012464 yields MGKKEKKNKHQQQRGSRRGGAASCFDAEDDDTYPSNPLSSTLSDEEKEASEEQEVDGDSEEEEINDLNPSSTDMPSKFLLYQQSVQSPKGDISYLQKFFLMYVGGRMPLHFQEDFCGTALLSTEWLRSDSRRTAVGLDLDLEALNWCMENNINKVGGDGYSRISLFHGNVLQPIEAKLIEFDPQKLIGDIKLGESNESLQNDGLESTMQAASASSVVNKCMKNTPLHARDIVCAFNYSCCCLHKRAELVLYFKHALDALSKKGGIFVMDLYGGTSSERKLRLQRRFANFTYVWEQAEFDIIERKTRISLHFHLQKQQKKLRHAFSYSWRLWSLPEIKDCLEEAGFQSVHFWVRQMPDTEKMRSTEGFGVGKDVKYEEVKNFPQEDAWNAYIVGVANCL; encoded by the exons AtgggaaagaaagagaagaaaaacaagcaCCAGCAACAGAGAGGCTCCCGCCGAGGTGGAGCCGCCTCTTGCTTCGACGCGGAAGACGATGACACATACCCATCAAACCCACTCTCCTCTACTCTGtctgatgaagaaaaagaagcctCAGAAGAACAAGAAGTTGATGGCGATTCTGAAGAAGAGGAGATAAACGACCTAAATCCATCATCAACCGATATGCCCTCCAAATTCCTTCTCTACCAGCAATCCGTACAG TCGCCGAAAGGAGACATAAGCTACTTGCAGAAGTTCTTTTTGATGTATGTAGGTGGAAGGATGCCTCTCCATTTTCAGGAAGATTTCTGTGGCACTGCTCTTCTTAG TACAGAATGGCTCCGAAGTGACTCGAGACGGACTGCAGTAGGATTGGATTTGGACCTTGAAGCACTAAATTGGTGTATGGAAAACAACATAAATAAAGTTGGGGGTGATGGGTATTCCAGGATATCCCTCTTTCATGGAAATGTCCTGCAACCCATCGAGGCCAAACTGATTGAATTTGATCCACAGAAACTGATAGGAGATATCAAATTGGGAGAGAGTAACGAGAGTTTGCAAAATGATGGCCTGGAATCTACCATGCAGGCTGCCTCTGCTTCATCTGTTGTCAACAAGTGCATGAAGAACACTCCGCTGCACGCAAGAGACATCGTGTGTGCTTTTAACTATAGCTGCTGTTGTCTACACAAGCGGGCAGAATTGGTTTTGTATTTTAAGCATGCTCTTGATGCCTTGTCTAAGAAGGGTGGTATTTTCGTGATGGATTTATATGGTGGCACATCATCAGAGAGGAAACTACGACTTCAAAGGAGATTTGCCAATTTTACG TACGTTTGGGAGCAAGCTGAATTTGACATCATTGAGCGTAAAACGAGGATTAGTCTACATTTTCATCTCCAGAAACAGCAGAAAAAACTTCGCCATGCATTTTCATACAGCTGGAGGCT GTGGTCATTGCCCGAGATCAAAGACTGCTTAGAGGAGGCTGGATTTCAATCTGTACACTTTTGGGTTCGTCAAATGCCAGACACGGAGAAAATGAGGAGTACAGAAGGATTTGGGGTCGGAAAGGACGTGAAGTACGAGGAGGTGAAAAATTTTCCACAAGAGGATGCATGGAATGCATATATTGTTGGTGTCGCAAACTGTTTGTAG
- the LOC119982041 gene encoding beta-1,6-galactosyltransferase GALT29A-like, which produces MRKLVGAGETQDGSTAYVFVIRKSKTHVFSWPFVAASITRSTADFAAPMKRSVRPLFSILLLIAFAVILTCRVAIRRRFTQIELESKVLLETATPTVFNSTLLKMAAIDVGEAKSKQEIEQLLEGNLASRGRYRTFASWRKFNNHDSRSSSSRGIQVMLRSPEFYRQWLEFRRVLRDWARNKRYQAEIMMELVRQVKHPIDRHNGLVGSDSKYASCAVVGNSGILLNKEYGSLIDSHEVVIRLNNARTERFERNVGAKTSISFVNSNILHLCARREGCFCHPYGGNVPIVMYICQPVHLLDYTVCNSSHKAPLLITDARLDVLCSRIVKYYSLKRLVEEVGEPLEKWGSAHDGAMFHYSSGMQAVMLALGVCEKVSIFGFGKLASTKHHYHTNQKAELRLHDYEAEYAFYHDLVKNPLAVPFISDKFKIPPVVIYR; this is translated from the coding sequence ATGCGTAAACTTGTTGGAGCTGGAGAGACTCAAGATGGATCTACTGCGTATGTGTTCGTGATCCGTAAAAGTAAAACCCATGTGTTTTCTTGGCCGTTTGTAGCGGCGTCTATTACCCGGTCTACCGCCGACTTTGCTGCGCCAATGAAGCGGTCCGTTCGTCCTCTGTTCAGCATTCTGTTGCTCATAGCATTTGCGGTTATCTTGACTTGTCGGGTCGCAATCCGACGTCGGTTTACGCAGATTGAGCTCGAAAGCAAGGTATTGTTAGAGACTGCAACTCCGACGGTGTTCAACTCTACCTTACTGAAAATGGCGGCCATTGATGTGGGGGAGGCGAAGTCGAAGCAAGAGATAGAGCAGTTACTGGAAGGGAACTTGGCTAGCCGAGGGAGATACAGGACGTTCGCCTCGTGGAGGAAGTTCAATAACCACGATAGTAGATCAAGCTCGTCGAGGGGAATCCAGGTAATGCTTAGGTCCCCGGAATTCTACCGGCAATGGCTTGAATTTAGGAGGGTATTACGTGATTGGGCGCGAAACAAGAGGTATCAAGCCGAGATAATGATGGAACTGGTGAGACAAGTAAAACATCCCATTGACAGGCACAATGGGTTAGTGGGTTCGGATTCCAAGTATGCCTCCTGTGCGGTGGTGGGGAATAGTGGGATCTTGTTGAACAAGGAATATGGGAGTTTGATTGATAGCCATGAAGTGGTGATTCGATTGAACAATGCGAGAACTGAGAGATTCGAGAGGAATGTGGGAGCTAAAACCAGCATTTCCTTTGTAAATAGCAACATATTGCATCTCTGTGCGAGGAGGGAAGGGTGCTTCTGCCACCCGTATGGAGGGAATGTGCCCATAGTAATGTACATTTGTCAACCTGTGCACCTCTTGGACTATACAGTGTGCAATTCATCCCACAAGGCACCTCTGCTCATTACTGATGCAAGATTAGACGTGTTGTGTTCACGAATTGTCAAGTATTACTCCTTGAAACGGTTAGTGGAGGAAGTAGGGGAGCCGCTGGAGAAATGGGGCTCTGCCCATGATGGTGCTATGTTTCATTACTCCTCTGGAATGCAGGCTGTGATGCTAGCTTTGGGAGTTTGTGAGAAAGTTAGCATATTTGGCTTTGGGAAATTGGCTTCGACAAAGCACCATTATCATACTAATCAAAAGGCTGAGCTTCGATTACATGATTATGAGGCAGAATATGCCTTCTATCATGATTTGGTGAAGAATCCGCTGGCAGTACCCTTTATTTCAGACAAGTTCAAGATTCCGCCTGTGGTAATTTATCGGTGA